A genomic stretch from Mycobacterium paraterrae includes:
- the esxG gene encoding type VII secretion system protein EsxG encodes MSLLDAHIPQLVASQSAFGAKAGLMRSTIGQAEQEALSAQAFHAGDGAAAFQAAHARFVAAAAKVNSLLDIAQANLGDAAGTYVAADSAAASSYPGF; translated from the coding sequence ATGAGTTTGTTGGATGCTCACATTCCGCAGTTGGTGGCGTCGCAGTCGGCGTTCGGTGCGAAGGCGGGTTTGATGCGCTCGACGATCGGTCAGGCCGAGCAGGAAGCGTTGTCGGCGCAGGCGTTTCATGCCGGTGACGGTGCTGCGGCGTTTCAGGCCGCGCATGCCCGGTTCGTGGCGGCGGCGGCGAAGGTGAATTCGCTGTTAGACATCGCTCAGGCGAATCTGGGTGACGCTGCGGGTACGTATGTGGCCGCCGACAGCGCTGCGGCGAGCAGCTACCCGGGTTTTTAG
- the eccD gene encoding type VII secretion integral membrane protein EccD, whose amino-acid sequence MSSAVIPVVRVAILADSRLTEVALPADLPLRDILPAVERLVVPAVTDDAATGGAEPAIPARLSLAPIGGAPFSLDASLGTVGVVDGDLLALQPIPAGPAAPGIVEDIADAAVIFSTSRLKPWGTAHIQRGAIAVLIGLIWVATGLGVAHRVATGSPVGVFAVGAIALLTVVAGLLLRSPRAGGALSAAALVPIAAALALAVPGHFGPPQVTLAAAGVAAWSLVSLILPGRENHGLIGFFTATTVLGVGVLLAAGASSLWQLPLVTLGAGLLVVALLVTVEAPQLSALWARFPLPVIPAPGDPTPSAPSSRVLADLPRRVRISDAHQNGFIAGAVLLSVIGSLAIAWRPETLSFWGWYVVAAASAAAALRARVWDSAACKAWLLAQPFLVAVGLVVLYTATAHYLTALVVAAVLAVLALTWVVVALNPAVGSPETYSLPLRRLVGFVASGIDASLIPVLAYLVGLFEWVLNR is encoded by the coding sequence ATGTCCAGCGCTGTCATACCCGTCGTGCGGGTCGCCATCCTCGCCGACAGCCGGCTGACCGAGGTCGCCCTGCCCGCGGATCTGCCGCTGCGCGACATCCTGCCGGCGGTCGAACGTCTGGTCGTTCCGGCCGTCACCGACGACGCCGCCACCGGGGGTGCCGAACCGGCCATTCCCGCACGGCTCAGCCTCGCTCCGATCGGCGGCGCGCCGTTCAGCCTGGACGCCAGCTTGGGAACCGTCGGCGTTGTCGACGGCGACCTGCTTGCGCTGCAGCCGATTCCGGCCGGACCGGCGGCGCCGGGCATCGTCGAGGATATCGCCGATGCTGCCGTGATCTTCTCGACGTCCCGGTTGAAGCCGTGGGGCACCGCGCACATCCAGCGTGGCGCGATCGCGGTCTTGATCGGATTGATTTGGGTGGCCACCGGTTTGGGTGTCGCGCATCGGGTGGCGACCGGCTCTCCGGTCGGAGTGTTCGCCGTCGGTGCCATCGCGCTGCTCACCGTTGTGGCCGGCCTGCTCTTGCGGTCACCGCGGGCCGGCGGGGCGCTGTCCGCCGCGGCCCTGGTGCCGATCGCCGCAGCGTTGGCGCTTGCGGTGCCCGGTCATTTCGGCCCGCCGCAGGTGACCCTGGCGGCGGCCGGTGTCGCGGCATGGTCACTGGTCAGCTTGATTCTTCCTGGGCGCGAAAACCACGGTCTGATCGGCTTTTTCACCGCGACCACGGTGCTGGGCGTGGGTGTGCTGCTGGCCGCCGGCGCCAGCTCGCTTTGGCAACTGCCACTGGTGACGCTGGGCGCCGGGCTTCTCGTCGTCGCCCTGCTGGTGACCGTCGAGGCACCGCAACTGTCCGCGCTGTGGGCACGCTTCCCGCTGCCCGTCATCCCCGCGCCCGGTGACCCGACGCCGTCGGCTCCCTCCTCGCGAGTACTGGCCGACCTGCCGCGTCGGGTGCGGATCAGCGACGCGCACCAGAACGGGTTCATCGCCGGCGCCGTACTGCTCAGCGTGATCGGTTCGCTCGCCATCGCATGGCGGCCCGAGACGTTGTCCTTCTGGGGTTGGTACGTGGTCGCCGCGGCCTCCGCCGCCGCCGCGTTGCGGGCCCGCGTGTGGGATTCGGCCGCCTGCAAGGCATGGCTGCTGGCTCAGCCGTTCCTGGTAGCCGTCGGACTGGTCGTGCTCTACACCGCGACGGCCCACTACCTGACCGCGCTGGTGGTCGCGGCAGTGCTCGCCGTCCTGGCGTTGACCTGGGTCGTGGTTGCGCTGAACCCGGCGGTCGGGTCGCCGGAGACCTACTCGCTGCCGCTGCGCCGCCTGGTGGGATTCGTCGCGTCGGGCATCGACGCGTCGCTGATCCCGGTGCTCGCCTACCTGGTCGGGTTGTTCGAATGGGTGCTCAATCGATGA
- the eccB gene encoding type VII secretion protein EccB, with translation MTSPDDRRSFASRTPVNDNPDKVAYRRGFVTRHQVTGWRFVMRRIASGVALHDTRMLVDPLRTQTRAVLMGVVVLVTALVGCFVFSLIRPNGSAANNAILADRSTAALYVRVGDQLHPVLNLTSARLIAGKPANPTMVKSAELDKFPLGNLIGIPGAPERMVQNTRKDADWTVCDATGGAEVRGVTVIAGVPDSSGARAATVDAGKAVLVSNPSGAWLLWDGRRSRIDLADHAVTSALGFGTDIHTPRPIAAGLFNAIPESPPLAAPAIPDAGSPAKFPVPAPIGGVVESHELGSDSANYYAVLPDGLQQVSPVLAAILRNANSYGLDQPPRLGADKVAKLPVSRQLDTSRYPERRVSLLDAAHDPVTCAHWSKASGASTNSLTLLAGSALPIPDSVHTEDLVGAGAGGTANRVAMAPGTGYFAQTVGHSAASPAAGSLFWISDTGVRYGIDNEAGVTGNAKTADALGLNQPATPIPWSVLSLYAPGPTLSRADALLAHDGLAPDSRPGRTSAEGQNR, from the coding sequence ATGACCTCCCCGGACGACCGTCGCTCGTTCGCTTCGCGCACCCCGGTGAACGACAACCCGGACAAAGTTGCCTATCGACGCGGATTCGTCACCCGCCATCAGGTGACCGGCTGGCGATTCGTCATGCGCCGCATTGCTTCTGGCGTAGCCCTGCACGACACCCGGATGCTGGTCGACCCACTGCGCACCCAGACGCGGGCGGTGCTGATGGGTGTCGTCGTGCTGGTCACCGCGCTGGTCGGCTGCTTCGTCTTTTCGCTGATCCGGCCGAACGGGTCGGCGGCCAACAATGCGATCCTGGCGGACCGTTCGACCGCCGCGCTCTACGTGCGGGTTGGTGACCAACTGCATCCGGTGCTCAACCTGACGTCGGCCCGGCTGATCGCCGGCAAGCCGGCCAACCCGACCATGGTGAAAAGCGCTGAGCTGGATAAGTTTCCGCTCGGCAACCTGATCGGCATCCCCGGCGCGCCCGAGCGGATGGTGCAGAACACCCGAAAAGACGCCGACTGGACGGTCTGCGACGCGACCGGAGGTGCGGAAGTCCGCGGCGTTACCGTAATTGCCGGTGTTCCGGACAGTTCCGGTGCGCGAGCCGCGACCGTGGACGCGGGCAAGGCTGTGTTGGTGAGCAATCCGTCCGGCGCCTGGCTGCTGTGGGACGGCCGGCGCAGCCGGATCGACCTCGCCGATCACGCCGTAACCAGTGCGTTGGGTTTCGGCACCGACATACACACGCCCCGCCCGATCGCAGCGGGCCTGTTCAACGCGATCCCGGAGTCGCCGCCGCTGGCCGCTCCCGCCATCCCAGACGCCGGTAGCCCGGCCAAGTTCCCGGTGCCTGCGCCCATCGGTGGCGTCGTCGAATCGCATGAGCTGGGAAGCGATTCGGCCAACTATTACGCGGTGCTGCCGGACGGCCTGCAGCAGGTCTCGCCGGTGCTGGCCGCGATTCTGCGCAATGCCAACTCCTACGGGCTGGACCAGCCGCCGCGTCTGGGAGCCGACAAGGTGGCCAAGCTCCCGGTGTCCCGACAGCTGGACACCAGCCGCTACCCCGAACGCCGCGTCAGTTTGCTCGACGCCGCCCACGACCCGGTGACCTGTGCGCACTGGAGTAAGGCCTCAGGTGCCAGCACGAATTCGCTGACGCTGCTTGCCGGTTCGGCGCTGCCGATTCCTGACTCGGTGCACACCGAGGATCTGGTCGGCGCCGGAGCGGGCGGAACCGCCAATCGCGTCGCAATGGCTCCTGGCACCGGGTATTTCGCCCAGACCGTCGGGCATAGCGCCGCCTCCCCCGCGGCCGGATCGCTGTTCTGGATCTCCGACACCGGTGTGCGCTACGGCATCGACAACGAGGCCGGGGTGACCGGGAACGCGAAAACCGCCGATGCGCTCGGGCTGAACCAACCGGCGACGCCGATCCCGTGGTCGGTGCTGTCGTTGTACGCGCCCGGCCCGACGCTGTCCCGCGCCGACGCTCTGCTGGCGCACGACGGTCTGGCTCCCGACTCCCGACCTGGCCGTACCTCTGCCGAAGGGCAAAACCGATGA
- a CDS encoding ESX secretion-associated protein EspG codes for MTIEPNAVELTVDQAWCIAETVGAGTFPWVLAITTPYTDAAERGAFLATQTDELARMGVASADGAINRAVADWIRVVCFPERWLDLRYVGSAAASGSDDLLRGIVAQRGGKTVVALRNAQLVTFTAMDIHDSRALVPILGVGLAQRPPARFDEFSLPAQAGARADERLRNGAPLVEVLDFLGIPQSARAVVESVFTGPRSYVEIVAGCRYDGRHTTTEVGMSVVDTTEGRVLVSPSRAFDGEWISTFSPGTPFAVAVAVEQLTGQLPGGHWFEGNRLFRDFTSANPQTV; via the coding sequence ATGACCATCGAGCCCAACGCCGTCGAGCTGACCGTCGATCAGGCGTGGTGCATCGCTGAAACCGTGGGAGCGGGAACGTTTCCCTGGGTGCTGGCGATCACCACGCCATACACCGATGCCGCTGAACGGGGTGCGTTCCTCGCAACCCAGACCGACGAACTGGCCCGCATGGGCGTGGCGTCGGCCGATGGCGCCATCAATCGGGCGGTCGCCGATTGGATTCGGGTGGTGTGTTTTCCGGAGCGGTGGCTGGACCTGCGCTATGTCGGGTCCGCCGCCGCGTCCGGGAGTGACGACCTGCTGCGCGGCATCGTCGCCCAACGCGGCGGGAAAACGGTTGTGGCACTGCGTAATGCGCAGCTGGTCACCTTCACCGCGATGGATATTCACGACTCACGGGCGCTGGTGCCGATCCTTGGTGTCGGCCTGGCGCAGCGTCCGCCGGCCCGGTTCGACGAATTCAGCCTGCCCGCCCAGGCCGGCGCGCGGGCCGACGAGCGGCTGCGCAACGGCGCGCCACTCGTCGAAGTCCTTGATTTCCTTGGCATTCCGCAGTCGGCGCGCGCCGTGGTCGAGTCGGTGTTCACCGGACCGCGCAGCTACGTCGAGATCGTCGCGGGCTGTCGTTACGACGGCCGGCACACCACCACCGAGGTGGGCATGAGCGTCGTCGACACGACCGAAGGCCGGGTCTTGGTCAGCCCGTCGCGCGCGTTCGACGGTGAGTGGATCTCCACCTTCAGCCCCGGAACGCCGTTCGCCGTCGCCGTTGCCGTCGAGCAATTGACCGGGCAACTGCCGGGCGGCCACTGGTTCGAGGGCAACCGGCTCTTCCGAGACTTCACCAGCGCCAACCCGCAAACTGTCTGA
- a CDS encoding WXG100 family type VII secretion target, whose product MSQIMYNYPAMLAHSADMAGYAGTIQSLGADISAEQAALQSAWQGDTGLSYQAWQAQWNQALEQLVLSYRAMASTHESNTTSMLARDSAEGAKWGG is encoded by the coding sequence ATGTCACAGATCATGTACAACTACCCGGCGATGCTGGCGCATTCGGCGGATATGGCGGGTTATGCGGGCACTATCCAGAGCTTGGGTGCCGACATCTCTGCTGAGCAGGCTGCGTTGCAGTCGGCGTGGCAGGGTGACACCGGGTTGAGCTACCAGGCGTGGCAGGCGCAGTGGAATCAGGCGCTGGAGCAATTGGTGTTGTCGTACCGGGCGATGGCCAGCACGCACGAGAGCAACACGACCTCGATGCTGGCCCGTGACTCGGCCGAAGGCGCCAAGTGGGGCGGCTAG
- the eccCa gene encoding type VII secretion protein EccCa yields MSRLIFEARRRLPSPVTRKGSINIEAPPELPRVIPPSLLRRALPVVIVLLIVGMIVAMVATGMRLISPQTLFFPFVLLLAATAFFRGDNKSRTEEVDAERADYLRYLSVVRDNIRAQAAAQRAAAEWSHPEPVDLAAIPGSRRQWERDPQDADFLVVRAGVHSAALDTALRVNDTADEVDLEPVSHSALRSLLDTQRTVHDVPTGIDLTKLSRITVLGDADEVRGALRAWVAQAVTWHDPTVLGVAVATPDIESPDWSWVKWLPHVDIPAESDGVGPARYLSTKADELTALLGTTLTDRPAFANGSADALRHLLIIVDDPDFDLAASPLAAGRAGVTVVYRSTQAPHREQYSDPERPILRIAQGTIERWQTGGWQAYIDKADELGVDDAVHIARRLSRWDSNPTHSGLQSTATRGATFTTLLGIPDASQLDVLTLWAPRPRDEELRVPIGVTATGEPLMFDLKDEAEGGMGPHGLMIGMTGAGKSQTLMSILLSLLTTHSADRLIVIYADFKGEAGADIFRNFPQVVAVISNMAEKKSLADRFADTLRGEVSRRETLLREAGRKVQGSAFNSVTEYENAIAAGHDLVPIPTLFVVADEFTLMLADHPEYAELFDYVARKGRSFRIHILFASQTLDVGKIKDIDKNTSYRIGLKVASPAVSRSIIGVEDAYHIEAGKEHKGVGFLVPAPGAAPIKFRSTYVDGIYDPPQTPKTLVVHSVPEPKLFTAGRVEPEQTTIIAKNGHDEPIAPSRKLIATIGDQLARFGPRAPELWLPPLDEVIPLSAALARASVPRGELRWPLGEIDRPFQMRRDPLVFDARTSAGNLLIHGGAKSGKSTALQTFILSAASLHSPREVSFFCLDYGGGQLRALEDLAHVGSVASSLEPERIRRTFGELEQLLRSRQQREVFRDKQGPDDGLGQVFLVIDNLYAFSRDNTDQFNTRNPLLSKVTELVNVGLSYGIHVVVTTPSWLEVPLAMRDGLGMRLELKLHDARDSNVRVVGALHRPAEAVPADQPGRGLTMAAEHFLIAAPDLRQVPAINALHEGITAPPVRLLPTNLDPAALEPVYGGSDRIVIGQREEDLAAVQLDFAQNPLLMVLGDTRTGKTTLLRHIIRTIRDNSTPDRVAFTVLDRRLHLVDEPLFPDNEYTANIDRVTPAMLGLAGLIEKRRPPAGLDASQLTGWSFEGHTHYLIMDDVDQIPDTPAMTGPYVGQRPWTPLIGLLAQAGDLGLRVIVTARASGAAHALMTSPLLRRFNDLQATTLMLSGNPVDGGKIRGQRFDRLPAGRAILLTDSDTPTYVQLVNPLVDESVAAERGR; encoded by the coding sequence ATGAGCCGCTTGATCTTCGAGGCACGCCGCCGGCTGCCCTCGCCGGTGACCCGCAAGGGCAGCATCAACATCGAAGCGCCGCCGGAGCTGCCGCGGGTGATCCCGCCGTCGTTGCTGCGCCGCGCGTTGCCCGTGGTGATCGTGCTGCTGATCGTCGGGATGATCGTCGCGATGGTCGCCACCGGGATGCGGCTCATCTCGCCCCAGACCTTGTTCTTCCCGTTCGTGCTGTTGCTGGCCGCCACCGCGTTCTTTCGTGGTGACAACAAGTCGCGCACCGAGGAGGTCGACGCCGAGCGCGCCGATTATCTGCGTTACCTGTCGGTGGTCCGGGACAACATCCGGGCGCAGGCGGCTGCGCAACGCGCCGCTGCCGAATGGTCGCACCCTGAACCCGTCGACCTCGCCGCCATTCCGGGCTCGCGACGCCAATGGGAACGTGACCCGCAGGACGCCGACTTCCTGGTGGTTCGGGCCGGCGTGCACTCGGCCGCCTTGGACACCGCGCTGCGAGTCAACGACACCGCCGACGAAGTCGACCTGGAACCGGTGTCGCACAGCGCATTACGCAGCCTGCTGGACACTCAGCGCACCGTCCACGACGTTCCCACCGGAATCGATCTGACCAAACTGTCGCGCATCACCGTGCTCGGCGACGCCGACGAAGTTCGCGGCGCGCTGCGCGCTTGGGTCGCGCAGGCGGTGACGTGGCACGACCCGACAGTGCTCGGCGTCGCGGTCGCAACCCCCGACATCGAGTCGCCGGACTGGTCGTGGGTGAAGTGGCTACCACACGTCGACATCCCTGCCGAGTCCGACGGTGTGGGTCCGGCCCGCTACTTGTCGACCAAGGCCGACGAGCTGACCGCACTGCTGGGAACTACGCTGACCGATCGGCCGGCATTCGCCAATGGTTCGGCAGATGCGTTGCGGCACTTGCTGATCATCGTCGACGACCCGGATTTCGACCTCGCTGCCTCGCCGTTGGCGGCCGGCCGGGCCGGGGTCACCGTGGTGTACCGATCAACCCAAGCGCCACACCGGGAGCAGTATTCCGATCCCGAGCGGCCGATCCTGCGGATCGCCCAGGGCACGATCGAGCGCTGGCAGACCGGTGGCTGGCAGGCCTACATCGACAAGGCCGACGAACTCGGCGTCGACGACGCCGTCCACATCGCGCGCCGGCTGTCCCGCTGGGACTCCAACCCGACGCACAGCGGCCTGCAGTCGACCGCGACTCGTGGCGCCACGTTCACGACGCTGCTGGGAATTCCGGACGCATCACAGCTGGACGTCCTGACGTTGTGGGCGCCGCGACCCCGCGACGAGGAGTTGCGGGTGCCGATCGGCGTGACCGCGACTGGCGAGCCGCTGATGTTCGACCTCAAGGACGAGGCCGAAGGTGGCATGGGACCGCACGGCTTGATGATCGGTATGACCGGCGCCGGCAAGTCACAGACCCTGATGTCGATCCTGTTGTCGCTGTTGACGACTCATTCGGCCGATCGGTTGATCGTCATCTACGCCGACTTCAAGGGTGAGGCCGGGGCGGACATCTTCCGCAATTTCCCCCAGGTGGTCGCGGTCATCTCGAACATGGCGGAGAAGAAGTCGCTGGCCGACCGGTTCGCCGACACACTGCGCGGCGAAGTATCGCGACGGGAGACGTTGCTCCGCGAAGCCGGCCGCAAGGTGCAAGGCAGCGCGTTCAACTCGGTGACCGAATACGAGAACGCCATCGCCGCCGGGCATGACCTCGTGCCGATCCCGACGTTGTTCGTGGTCGCCGACGAGTTCACGCTGATGCTGGCCGACCACCCCGAATATGCCGAGTTGTTCGATTACGTTGCGCGCAAGGGACGTTCGTTCCGCATCCACATCTTGTTCGCGTCGCAGACGCTGGACGTCGGCAAGATCAAGGACATCGACAAGAACACCTCGTACCGGATCGGTCTGAAAGTGGCCAGCCCCGCGGTCTCCCGGTCGATCATCGGTGTGGAGGACGCTTACCACATCGAGGCGGGCAAGGAGCACAAGGGTGTTGGGTTCCTGGTTCCCGCGCCCGGTGCCGCGCCGATCAAGTTCCGCAGCACCTATGTCGACGGCATCTACGATCCGCCGCAGACTCCGAAAACGCTTGTGGTGCATTCCGTTCCCGAACCCAAGTTGTTCACTGCGGGCCGGGTGGAACCCGAACAGACCACGATCATCGCCAAGAACGGGCACGACGAGCCGATCGCGCCGTCGCGCAAGCTGATCGCTACCATCGGCGACCAGCTGGCACGCTTCGGTCCTCGTGCGCCGGAGCTGTGGCTGCCGCCGCTCGACGAGGTGATTCCGCTCAGCGCAGCCCTGGCCCGCGCGTCGGTGCCGCGTGGCGAGCTTCGTTGGCCACTCGGCGAGATCGACCGGCCGTTCCAGATGCGCCGCGACCCGCTGGTCTTCGACGCCCGGACCTCGGCTGGCAACCTGCTGATCCACGGCGGGGCGAAGTCGGGTAAATCGACTGCGCTGCAGACCTTCATCCTGTCGGCCGCCAGTCTGCACTCGCCGCGCGAAGTGAGTTTCTTTTGCCTGGATTACGGCGGCGGCCAGCTGCGGGCGCTGGAAGACCTGGCCCACGTCGGCAGTGTTGCGTCGTCGCTGGAACCTGAACGCATCCGGCGCACCTTCGGCGAGCTCGAGCAGCTGCTGCGGTCCCGTCAGCAGCGGGAAGTGTTCCGCGACAAGCAGGGCCCCGACGACGGGTTGGGTCAGGTGTTCCTGGTCATCGACAACCTGTACGCGTTCAGTCGCGACAACACCGATCAGTTCAACACCCGAAACCCGTTGTTGAGCAAGGTGACCGAGCTCGTCAACGTCGGTCTGTCCTACGGCATCCACGTGGTTGTCACGACGCCGAGCTGGCTCGAGGTGCCGCTGGCCATGCGTGACGGTCTCGGCATGCGACTCGAGCTCAAGCTGCACGACGCGCGAGACAGCAACGTCCGGGTGGTCGGGGCGCTGCACCGCCCGGCCGAGGCGGTGCCTGCCGACCAGCCGGGTCGCGGTCTGACCATGGCCGCCGAGCACTTCCTGATCGCGGCCCCCGACCTGCGGCAGGTGCCGGCCATCAACGCGCTGCACGAGGGGATCACCGCTCCTCCGGTGCGGCTGCTGCCGACCAACCTCGACCCCGCCGCGCTGGAACCGGTGTACGGCGGCTCGGATCGGATCGTCATCGGTCAACGCGAAGAAGACTTGGCCGCAGTCCAACTCGACTTCGCGCAGAACCCGTTGCTGATGGTGCTGGGCGACACCAGGACCGGCAAGACGACGTTGTTGCGTCACATCATTCGCACCATCCGCGATAACTCGACACCGGACCGGGTCGCGTTCACCGTGCTGGACCGACGGCTGCATCTCGTGGACGAGCCGCTCTTCCCAGACAACGAGTACACCGCCAACATCGACCGGGTCACCCCGGCGATGCTGGGCCTGGCGGGCCTGATCGAGAAGCGGCGCCCGCCGGCCGGCCTGGACGCGTCGCAGCTGACCGGCTGGTCTTTCGAGGGTCACACCCACTACCTGATCATGGACGACGTCGACCAGATCCCGGACACCCCGGCGATGACGGGACCCTATGTGGGACAGCGTCCCTGGACGCCGCTGATCGGGCTGTTGGCGCAGGCCGGCGATCTGGGGTTGCGCGTCATCGTCACTGCGCGCGCCAGCGGTGCCGCGCACGCGCTGATGACCAGCCCGCTGTTGCGTCGCTTCAACGACCTGCAAGCAACCACGTTGATGCTGTCGGGTAACCCGGTGGACGGCGGCAAGATTCGCGGCCAGCGCTTCGACCGGCTGCCGGCCGGTCGGGCGATTCTGCTGACCGACAGCGACACCCCGACCTACGTGCAATTGGTCAATCCACTCGTCGACGAAAGTGTGGCCGCCGAGCGCGGTCGGTGA
- a CDS encoding PPE family protein gives MTAPVWMASPPEVHSVLLSSGPGPGSLLAAAAAWSALSTEYSSAASDLTALLGEVQAGAWEGPSAEEYVSAHLPYLAWLTEASANSAGTAAEHELAAAAYTTALAAMPTLPELATNHVIHGVLMATNFFGINTIPIALNEADYARMWIQAATTMATYQGIAGTALASAPRTAAAPPVLKSNNSLAAAVNPPSSGNFLTDIFNQLVQLVQDPSGTLSAILANPSQWFPLLFFIAYEAFFIPFGTTFWSVLLSSPAFLPLILALALSTLNNPAAAEPAPDVVAGPGFRVGQPSRMPAAALTPIGTGAAAPAGSSSTVGTPAGAPTAAAPAPAFAYMVGGMDPDDGPGPTLIDRDETKAPAGSIAAAAAASAASPAASRTRRRRRAMQRDHYDEFADMDVDVDPDWGVRDERELVGTAAASGNGSGALGFAGTLGKDNSAEATGLATLSSNGFGDGPRMPMVPGTWEPPASEGLEGEHG, from the coding sequence ATGACCGCGCCGGTGTGGATGGCTTCGCCGCCTGAGGTGCACTCAGTGCTCCTCAGTAGCGGTCCGGGCCCCGGGTCGCTGCTGGCGGCCGCGGCGGCTTGGTCCGCGCTGAGCACTGAGTATTCTTCGGCGGCAAGTGATCTCACCGCACTGCTGGGCGAGGTGCAAGCGGGCGCGTGGGAAGGCCCGAGCGCCGAAGAGTACGTCAGCGCGCACTTGCCCTACCTGGCATGGCTCACCGAGGCCAGCGCGAACAGCGCCGGCACGGCGGCTGAACATGAGCTGGCCGCGGCCGCTTACACGACTGCGCTGGCCGCGATGCCGACGCTGCCGGAGCTGGCGACCAACCACGTCATCCATGGCGTGCTGATGGCCACCAACTTCTTCGGCATCAACACGATTCCGATCGCGCTCAACGAGGCCGACTACGCCCGGATGTGGATTCAGGCCGCCACCACGATGGCGACTTACCAGGGGATCGCCGGAACGGCGCTGGCGTCAGCTCCGCGCACCGCTGCGGCGCCGCCGGTGCTCAAGAGCAACAATTCGCTTGCGGCGGCTGTGAATCCGCCGTCGTCGGGCAACTTCCTGACCGACATCTTCAATCAGCTGGTGCAACTGGTTCAGGACCCGAGCGGGACGCTCAGCGCGATCCTGGCCAATCCCAGTCAGTGGTTCCCGCTATTGTTCTTCATCGCCTACGAGGCATTCTTCATCCCGTTCGGCACCACGTTCTGGTCGGTGCTGCTCAGCTCGCCGGCCTTCCTTCCGCTCATTCTCGCGCTCGCGCTGAGCACCCTGAACAATCCCGCCGCGGCAGAGCCGGCCCCCGATGTGGTTGCGGGGCCCGGTTTTCGGGTCGGGCAGCCCAGTAGAATGCCCGCCGCGGCGCTGACGCCGATCGGGACGGGTGCGGCAGCGCCCGCCGGATCGAGTTCGACGGTCGGTACGCCGGCCGGAGCCCCGACCGCGGCGGCGCCCGCGCCCGCTTTTGCGTACATGGTCGGCGGAATGGATCCCGACGACGGTCCAGGGCCGACGCTGATCGATCGCGACGAGACCAAGGCGCCGGCCGGTTCGATTGCCGCTGCGGCCGCCGCGAGCGCGGCGAGCCCGGCCGCGTCGCGGACACGGCGGCGCCGGCGGGCGATGCAACGCGACCACTACGACGAGTTCGCCGACATGGACGTCGACGTCGATCCGGACTGGGGGGTGCGCGACGAGCGGGAACTCGTCGGGACGGCCGCGGCATCAGGCAACGGTTCGGGCGCTCTCGGGTTCGCCGGAACGCTGGGCAAGGACAACTCCGCTGAGGCCACGGGCCTGGCGACGTTGAGCAGTAACGGTTTTGGCGATGGCCCGCGCATGCCGATGGTTCCGGGCACGTGGGAGCCGCCGGCATCGGAAGGATTGGAGGGGGAGCACGGCTGA
- a CDS encoding PE family protein, with product MTLRVVPEGLASASAAVEAITARLAAAHAAAAPAITAVVPSAADPVSLQTAAGFSAQGSEHAAVVAEGVEELGRAGVGVADSGVSYAAGDAAAAATYGGGL from the coding sequence GTGACACTGCGAGTTGTTCCAGAAGGTCTGGCATCGGCCAGCGCCGCCGTCGAGGCGATCACGGCCCGGTTGGCGGCCGCGCATGCGGCTGCCGCACCCGCCATCACCGCCGTCGTCCCGTCCGCGGCCGATCCGGTGTCGTTGCAAACCGCGGCCGGCTTCAGTGCGCAGGGCTCCGAGCACGCGGCGGTGGTCGCCGAAGGCGTCGAGGAACTCGGCCGTGCCGGTGTCGGCGTGGCCGATTCCGGAGTCAGTTACGCAGCAGGTGACGCCGCCGCGGCAGCGACCTACGGCGGCGGCCTGTAG